From one Polynucleobacter sp. UK-FUSCHL-C3 genomic stretch:
- a CDS encoding ion transporter: protein MTEQHLTSNKKSPTLRKLVYDLLFNKENPEGFHQLFERAIVFVIVINLAALLAETIPILYESRERQFHLFDVVSVVIFTIEYLLRLYVAPEDPAFQSGRYPRLKFAKSPFAIIDLIAILPFYLSAFFNLDLRALRALRLLRLFKLLRAFYPAVVDFMVINRDKTLRQKVYAIVNETPNSGKLHETFDFFIVLWVLISVACVILESVNSINYHFHVEFIVIDTIAVAIFSTELLMRLYSCTEDPKYQHWLAGRLNYSRQVTTLIDILAIAPFFLESLLDHLFDLRFLRVFRLMRLMKLARYSDATKSLFYVIQREWPVMKASIFIMLMLVMLAACLGYLFEHEAQPDKFENIPQSIYWAVITLASVGYGDISPVTPAGRAITIVLALLGIGIFAIPAAILSSAFSDQLRIERETMKQELYEMLGDGKISPEERSIIDAEAKRLHLSKAEVDRLLEKAKIELGLVPHPEQKGHTHHDLHHAHGHHESHRPAMDLNYLSKHPEAAGEQFKILLAQLQQLAHSVDHERLNQYLSDKKHATDFQMETWEYIAKQTKKSP, encoded by the coding sequence CTTTCATCAGTTATTTGAACGAGCTATTGTATTTGTCATTGTTATAAATTTAGCGGCTTTACTCGCTGAAACGATCCCAATCCTGTATGAATCACGAGAAAGACAATTTCATTTATTTGATGTGGTGTCGGTTGTTATCTTTACCATCGAGTATTTGCTTCGGCTTTATGTGGCACCTGAGGATCCTGCATTTCAGAGCGGTAGATACCCGCGATTAAAGTTTGCAAAAAGTCCATTTGCGATTATTGATTTAATTGCAATATTGCCCTTTTATCTTTCTGCATTCTTTAATCTTGACCTTCGCGCCCTTAGAGCCCTTCGTTTATTAAGGCTCTTTAAGCTCCTTCGCGCTTTTTATCCCGCCGTAGTTGACTTTATGGTGATTAATCGCGATAAGACCTTGCGCCAAAAGGTCTACGCAATCGTGAATGAAACGCCAAATAGCGGCAAGTTACACGAAACATTTGACTTCTTTATTGTGCTTTGGGTTTTAATTTCAGTTGCCTGTGTGATTTTAGAATCGGTTAATTCAATTAACTATCACTTTCATGTTGAATTTATTGTCATCGACACAATCGCGGTTGCCATCTTTTCTACTGAATTATTAATGCGTTTGTATAGTTGTACTGAGGATCCTAAGTATCAACATTGGCTTGCGGGTAGGCTCAACTACTCCAGACAGGTGACGACCCTAATCGATATTCTGGCCATCGCCCCTTTTTTCCTAGAAAGTCTCCTAGATCATCTCTTTGATCTGCGCTTTTTACGGGTCTTCCGTCTCATGCGTCTAATGAAGTTGGCGCGCTATTCTGATGCCACCAAATCCCTGTTCTATGTAATTCAGCGCGAGTGGCCAGTGATGAAGGCCTCCATTTTTATCATGTTGATGCTGGTTATGTTGGCAGCCTGCTTAGGCTATTTATTCGAGCATGAAGCTCAGCCCGATAAGTTTGAGAATATCCCCCAATCGATTTATTGGGCTGTGATTACATTGGCTAGTGTTGGCTATGGTGATATTTCACCAGTGACCCCAGCAGGCCGTGCCATTACGATTGTCTTGGCATTATTGGGTATTGGTATCTTCGCAATTCCTGCCGCGATTCTTTCCTCTGCGTTTAGTGATCAACTGCGGATTGAGCGCGAGACCATGAAGCAAGAGCTTTATGAAATGCTTGGAGATGGAAAAATTTCTCCTGAAGAGCGTTCCATCATCGATGCAGAGGCCAAGCGCCTACATCTTTCCAAAGCGGAAGTGGATCGTCTGTTGGAAAAGGCCAAAATAGAACTTGGACTGGTCCCTCACCCAGAGCAAAAAGGCCACACCCATCACGATCTTCATCATGCTCATGGGCACCATGAAAGCCATCGTCCTGCGATGGATCTAAATTACCTATCAAAACATCCAGAAGCAGCGGGAGAGCAGTTTAAGATCTTGTTGGCACAGCTCCAGCAATTAGCTCATAGCGTTGATCATGAGCGTCTGAATCAATATCTTTCGGATAAGAAACATGCCACCGATTTCCAGATGGAGACCTGGGAATATATCGCTAAACAGACTAAAAAGAGCCCATAG